In one Cervus canadensis isolate Bull #8, Minnesota chromosome 22, ASM1932006v1, whole genome shotgun sequence genomic region, the following are encoded:
- the CSPG5 gene encoding chondroitin sulfate proteoglycan 5 isoform X1 produces the protein MGRAEGGGPGRGPPPLLLLLGVTLVLASGAAPVREAGSAVEADMPVKSVPAWEPRANDTREKAGPPAPGKDETSRTAPGGEQALVGPGVGAEEALEASAAVTGTAWMEADSPGLGGVTAEAGSGDTQALPATRPTPDEALGPSSTSPATLEATEANEPPSPTPGDKPSPGPELPKESPMEVWLNLGGSTPDPHGPEPTYPFQGTLEPHPESDIIDIDYFEGLDGEGRGADLGSFPGSPGTSEHHPDPGGETPSWSLLDLYDDFTPFDESDFYPTTSFYDDLDEEEEEEEDKDAVGGGDLEDENDLLVPTEKPGLGPGTGQPTSRWHAVPPQHTLGMVPGSSIALRPRPGEPGRDLAPSENGTVCRSGFVRHNGSCRSVCDLFPSYCHNGGQCYLVENIGAFCRCNTQDYIWHKGMRCESIITDFQVMCVAVGSAALVLLLLFMMTVFFAKKLYLLKTENSKLRRTNKFRTPSELHNDNFSLSTIAEGSHPNDDSSAPHKIQEALKSCLKEEEPFNIQNSMSPKLEGGKGDQADLEVNCLQNNLT, from the exons TGCGTGAGGCGGGCAGCGCCGTCGAGGCAGACATGCCCGTGAAGAGCGTCCCGGCGTGGGAGCCGCGTGCTAATGACACGCGGGAGAAGGCCGGCCCACCAGCCCCTGGGAAAGATGAGACTTCTCGGACTGCGCCCGGCGGCGAGCAGGCCTTGGTGGGCCCTGGAGTCGGGGCTGAAGAGGCGCTGGAGGCGTCGGCGGCGGTGACAGGCACAGCCTGGATGGAGGCCGACAGCCCAGGCCTGGGCGGAGTGACCGCAGAGGCGGGCAGCGGCGACACCCAGGCCCTTCCAGCCACGCGCCCGACACCCGACGAGGCCCTCGGGCCGTCCTCGACATCCCCAGCCACCCTCGAGGCTACGGAGGCCAACgaaccaccctcccccacccctggcgACAAGCCGAGCCCAGGCCCTGAACTCCCCAAGGAGAGCCCCATGGAGGTTTGGCTGAACCTGGGAGGCAGCACACCTGACCCTCACGGGCCAGAGCCCACGTACCCCTTTCAGGGCACATTAGAGCCCCATCCAGAGTCAGATATAATTGACATCGACTACTTCGAAGGATTGGATGGTGAGGGCCGTGGCGCCGACCTGGGGAGCTTCCCTGGGTCGCCAGGTACCTCAGAGCACCACCCTGATCCCGGGGGAGAGACCCCTTCCTGGAGCCTGCTTGACTTGTACGATGACTTCACCCCCTTTGATGAGTCTGATTTCTACCCTACCACATCCTTCTATGATGACTTggatgaagaggaggaagaagaggaggacaaGGATGCAGTGGGAGGCGGAGACCTGGAAGATGAAAATGACCTTCTAGTGCCCACTGAGAAGCCTGGTCTGGGGCCCGGGACAGGCCAGCCCACCAGTCGGTGGCACGCTGTCCCTCCGCAGCATACTCTGGGGATGGTCCCTGGCAGCAGCATTGCCCTCAGGCCCCGCCCAGGAGAGCCAGGCAGGGACCTGGCCCCAAGCGAGAATGGCACCGTGTGCCGCAGTGGCTTTGTGAGACATAACGGCTCCTGCCGGTCGGTGTGCGACCTCTTCCCAAGTTACTGTCACAATGGCGGCCAGTGCTACCTGGTGGAGAACATTGGGGCCTTCTGCAG GTGCAACACACAGGACTACATCTGGCACAAGGGGATGCGCTGCGAGTCCATCATCACCGACTTCCAGGTGATGTGCGTGGCCGTCGGCTCGGCCGCCCTTGTGCTGCTCCTGCTCTTCATGATGACGGTGTTCTTCGCCAAGAAGCTCTACCTGCTCAAGACAGAGAACAGCAAGCTGCGCAGGACCAA CAAATTCCGGACCCCTTCTGAGCTCCACAACGATAACTTCTCCCTGTCCACCATTGCTGAGGGCTCTCACCCAAAC gatGATTCTAGTGCTCCCCACAAAATCCAGGAAGCTCTCAAGTCCTGCCTGAAAGAGGAGGAGCCATTTAACATCCAGAACTCCATGTCGCCCAAACTCGAGGGTGGCAAGGGTGACCAGGCCGACCTGGAGGTGAACTGTCTTCAGAACAACTTAACCTGA
- the CSPG5 gene encoding chondroitin sulfate proteoglycan 5 isoform X3: MGRAEGGGPGRGPPPLLLLLGVTLVLASGAAPVREAGSAVEADMPVKSVPAWEPRANDTREKAGPPAPGKDETSRTAPGGEQALVGPGVGAEEALEASAAVTGTAWMEADSPGLGGVTAEAGSGDTQALPATRPTPDEALGPSSTSPATLEATEANEPPSPTPGDKPSPGPELPKESPMEVWLNLGGSTPDPHGPEPTYPFQGTLEPHPESDIIDIDYFEGLDGEGRGADLGSFPGSPGTSEHHPDPGGETPSWSLLDLYDDFTPFDESDFYPTTSFYDDLDEEEEEEEDKDAVGGGDLEDENDLLVPTEKPGLGPGTGQPTSRWHAVPPQHTLGMVPGSSIALRPRPGEPGRDLAPSENGTVCRSGFVRHNGSCRSVCDLFPSYCHNGGQCYLVENIGAFCRCNTQDYIWHKGMRCESIITDFQVMCVAVGSAALVLLLLFMMTVFFAKKLYLLKTENSKLRRTKMILVLPTKSRKLSSPA, encoded by the exons TGCGTGAGGCGGGCAGCGCCGTCGAGGCAGACATGCCCGTGAAGAGCGTCCCGGCGTGGGAGCCGCGTGCTAATGACACGCGGGAGAAGGCCGGCCCACCAGCCCCTGGGAAAGATGAGACTTCTCGGACTGCGCCCGGCGGCGAGCAGGCCTTGGTGGGCCCTGGAGTCGGGGCTGAAGAGGCGCTGGAGGCGTCGGCGGCGGTGACAGGCACAGCCTGGATGGAGGCCGACAGCCCAGGCCTGGGCGGAGTGACCGCAGAGGCGGGCAGCGGCGACACCCAGGCCCTTCCAGCCACGCGCCCGACACCCGACGAGGCCCTCGGGCCGTCCTCGACATCCCCAGCCACCCTCGAGGCTACGGAGGCCAACgaaccaccctcccccacccctggcgACAAGCCGAGCCCAGGCCCTGAACTCCCCAAGGAGAGCCCCATGGAGGTTTGGCTGAACCTGGGAGGCAGCACACCTGACCCTCACGGGCCAGAGCCCACGTACCCCTTTCAGGGCACATTAGAGCCCCATCCAGAGTCAGATATAATTGACATCGACTACTTCGAAGGATTGGATGGTGAGGGCCGTGGCGCCGACCTGGGGAGCTTCCCTGGGTCGCCAGGTACCTCAGAGCACCACCCTGATCCCGGGGGAGAGACCCCTTCCTGGAGCCTGCTTGACTTGTACGATGACTTCACCCCCTTTGATGAGTCTGATTTCTACCCTACCACATCCTTCTATGATGACTTggatgaagaggaggaagaagaggaggacaaGGATGCAGTGGGAGGCGGAGACCTGGAAGATGAAAATGACCTTCTAGTGCCCACTGAGAAGCCTGGTCTGGGGCCCGGGACAGGCCAGCCCACCAGTCGGTGGCACGCTGTCCCTCCGCAGCATACTCTGGGGATGGTCCCTGGCAGCAGCATTGCCCTCAGGCCCCGCCCAGGAGAGCCAGGCAGGGACCTGGCCCCAAGCGAGAATGGCACCGTGTGCCGCAGTGGCTTTGTGAGACATAACGGCTCCTGCCGGTCGGTGTGCGACCTCTTCCCAAGTTACTGTCACAATGGCGGCCAGTGCTACCTGGTGGAGAACATTGGGGCCTTCTGCAG GTGCAACACACAGGACTACATCTGGCACAAGGGGATGCGCTGCGAGTCCATCATCACCGACTTCCAGGTGATGTGCGTGGCCGTCGGCTCGGCCGCCCTTGTGCTGCTCCTGCTCTTCATGATGACGGTGTTCTTCGCCAAGAAGCTCTACCTGCTCAAGACAGAGAACAGCAAGCTGCGCAGGACCAA gatGATTCTAGTGCTCCCCACAAAATCCAGGAAGCTCTCAAGTCCTGCCTGA
- the CSPG5 gene encoding chondroitin sulfate proteoglycan 5 isoform X2: protein MGRAEGGGPGRGPPPLLLLLGVTLVLASGAAPVREAGSAVEADMPVKSVPAWEPRANDTREKAGPPAPGKDETSRTAPGGEQALVGPGVGAEEALEASAAVTGTAWMEADSPGLGGVTAEAGSGDTQALPATRPTPDEALGPSSTSPATLEATEANEPPSPTPGDKPSPGPELPKESPMEVWLNLGGSTPDPHGPEPTYPFQGTLEPHPESDIIDIDYFEGLDGEGRGADLGSFPGSPGTSEHHPDPGGETPSWSLLDLYDDFTPFDESDFYPTTSFYDDLDEEEEEEEDKDAVGGGDLEDENDLLVPTEKPGLGPGTGQPTSRWHAVPPQHTLGMVPGSSIALRPRPGEPGRDLAPSENGTVCRSGFVRHNGSCRSVCDLFPSYCHNGGQCYLVENIGAFCRCNTQDYIWHKGMRCESIITDFQVMCVAVGSAALVLLLLFMMTVFFAKKLYLLKTENSKLRRTNKFRTPSELHNDNFSLSTIAEGSHPNKSDLVIVKILCIDSEDSYHLMMKWSPGRCFSHRSDC, encoded by the exons TGCGTGAGGCGGGCAGCGCCGTCGAGGCAGACATGCCCGTGAAGAGCGTCCCGGCGTGGGAGCCGCGTGCTAATGACACGCGGGAGAAGGCCGGCCCACCAGCCCCTGGGAAAGATGAGACTTCTCGGACTGCGCCCGGCGGCGAGCAGGCCTTGGTGGGCCCTGGAGTCGGGGCTGAAGAGGCGCTGGAGGCGTCGGCGGCGGTGACAGGCACAGCCTGGATGGAGGCCGACAGCCCAGGCCTGGGCGGAGTGACCGCAGAGGCGGGCAGCGGCGACACCCAGGCCCTTCCAGCCACGCGCCCGACACCCGACGAGGCCCTCGGGCCGTCCTCGACATCCCCAGCCACCCTCGAGGCTACGGAGGCCAACgaaccaccctcccccacccctggcgACAAGCCGAGCCCAGGCCCTGAACTCCCCAAGGAGAGCCCCATGGAGGTTTGGCTGAACCTGGGAGGCAGCACACCTGACCCTCACGGGCCAGAGCCCACGTACCCCTTTCAGGGCACATTAGAGCCCCATCCAGAGTCAGATATAATTGACATCGACTACTTCGAAGGATTGGATGGTGAGGGCCGTGGCGCCGACCTGGGGAGCTTCCCTGGGTCGCCAGGTACCTCAGAGCACCACCCTGATCCCGGGGGAGAGACCCCTTCCTGGAGCCTGCTTGACTTGTACGATGACTTCACCCCCTTTGATGAGTCTGATTTCTACCCTACCACATCCTTCTATGATGACTTggatgaagaggaggaagaagaggaggacaaGGATGCAGTGGGAGGCGGAGACCTGGAAGATGAAAATGACCTTCTAGTGCCCACTGAGAAGCCTGGTCTGGGGCCCGGGACAGGCCAGCCCACCAGTCGGTGGCACGCTGTCCCTCCGCAGCATACTCTGGGGATGGTCCCTGGCAGCAGCATTGCCCTCAGGCCCCGCCCAGGAGAGCCAGGCAGGGACCTGGCCCCAAGCGAGAATGGCACCGTGTGCCGCAGTGGCTTTGTGAGACATAACGGCTCCTGCCGGTCGGTGTGCGACCTCTTCCCAAGTTACTGTCACAATGGCGGCCAGTGCTACCTGGTGGAGAACATTGGGGCCTTCTGCAG GTGCAACACACAGGACTACATCTGGCACAAGGGGATGCGCTGCGAGTCCATCATCACCGACTTCCAGGTGATGTGCGTGGCCGTCGGCTCGGCCGCCCTTGTGCTGCTCCTGCTCTTCATGATGACGGTGTTCTTCGCCAAGAAGCTCTACCTGCTCAAGACAGAGAACAGCAAGCTGCGCAGGACCAA CAAATTCCGGACCCCTTCTGAGCTCCACAACGATAACTTCTCCCTGTCCACCATTGCTGAGGGCTCTCACCCAAAC AAGTCAGACTTGGTCATAGTCAAGATCTTGTGCATTGACAGTGAAGACAGTTACCACCTTATGATGAAGTGGAGCCCTGGCCGTTGCTTCAGCCACCGTAGTGACTGCTGA